In the Leclercia sp. LSNIH1 genome, one interval contains:
- the trhF gene encoding IncHI-type conjugal transfer protein TrhF, with the protein MSEYIPKKRGLLSFDWYVPINLAILILVLAIFFTRFTFGHGLLNGCLPADFYMIDLKDKSVKAGNIIAFHMPKSVRFIRENEKVIKIVAGVGGDRLRVTMDGVYNGSKFYKANARRISMKYNIPAESIERELTIPKGEVFLIGQTDHSWDSRFWGPVKLTSVIGKTYAIY; encoded by the coding sequence ATGAGCGAATACATACCTAAGAAGCGTGGGTTACTGAGTTTTGATTGGTACGTGCCGATCAATTTGGCAATTCTGATACTGGTACTGGCCATCTTCTTTACTCGATTTACATTTGGACATGGGCTATTAAATGGTTGTTTACCTGCTGATTTTTACATGATTGACTTGAAGGATAAATCTGTCAAGGCAGGAAACATCATTGCATTTCATATGCCAAAATCAGTCCGATTTATACGTGAAAATGAGAAGGTTATTAAAATTGTGGCGGGGGTAGGCGGAGATCGCCTAAGAGTCACAATGGATGGCGTTTATAACGGGAGCAAGTTTTATAAAGCTAATGCCAGACGTATTTCAATGAAATACAACATACCTGCTGAGTCTATTGAAAGAGAATTAACTATTCCGAAAGGAGAAGTTTTTTTAATTGGCCAAACGGATCACTCATGGGACTCACGATTTTGGGGGCCGGTTAAGTTGACTTCAGTTATTGGGAAAACATATGCGATCTATTGA